The Cyprinus carpio isolate SPL01 chromosome A5, ASM1834038v1, whole genome shotgun sequence genome has a segment encoding these proteins:
- the LOC109078898 gene encoding protein mono-ADP-ribosyltransferase PARP8-like, with product MGMCSRQERIQKDVDIVIQRCKAEKDCLFSDFRFSDSTFTFTYSKGPKRVSYSVHVSDDYPDNTYVSNSENDDEVLVTRDPIPVIFHRIATEIRKNNDATSCLSIKSKLQTDKNACHYAIEEDSEGDNDSEEFYYVGQVSYDGELHKHPHLEADLAAVRDLYGHHAVSLREYGAIDDVDIDLHIDVSFLDEEIALAWDVIRSEPVIVRLHCSLTQYLNGPVPTVDVFQVSSKDRFGLGHQLKKVMQTFVTQQWKCQSKDKISPHSKKQTDKKVKSPLHIFSTLRRSPSYPPPGCVKSKKKLKPEQDGVSKSHRLLRRTCSSTVKPEMDGCVGKSHKLLGHSLSSDPRMEQHQPLKQPHRLLPRPCSTAVKPEDCPPLRPHKLSPRSSMAEPRCEHAAGSSDGSALKPHRLLGRSCSGSVRTEELDGLKHHHRLLSRSYSSSNKIGKSDIFKEPVTESRRLSLTSGLIGILAPSLSSTPQPNIGAKSIPVRDRGFLVQTMEYAEQRIPVLNEFCVVCDEPHVFQNGPMLRPTVCERELCVFAFQTLGVMNEAADEIATGAQVVDLLVSMCRSALESPRKVVIFEPYPSVVDPNDSQALAFNPRKKDYDRVVRALDSIASIREMTQAPYLEIKKQMDKHDPLAHPLLQWVISSNRSHIVKLPVSRQLKFMHTPHQFLLLSSPPAKESNFRAAKGLFGSTFAFHGSHIENWHSILRNGLVVASNTRLQLHGAIYGSGIYISPLSSISFGYSGMNKKQQKVASKDETAANKSNIHLQSQKKGQNPQFLQSRNLKCIALCEVITSPDLHKHGDIWVVPNTDHVCTRFFFVYEDGQVGDTSINTQDSGINREILRVIGNQTATG from the exons ATGGGGATGTGTTCAAGGCAAGAGAGGATTCAAAAAGACGTCGACATCGTAATTCAAAGGTGTAAGGCAGAGAAAGACTGCCTGTTTTCTG actTTAGATTCTCCGACTCCACCTTCACCTTCACCTACTCAAAAGGACCTAAAAG ggtGTCCTACTCTGTTCATGTCTCTGATGATTATCCAG ATAACACGTATGTGTCTAACTCTGAAAACGATGATGAAGTGTTAGTCACCAGGGATCCAATACCAGTGATTTTCCACAGAATTGCAACAG AAATACGCAAAAATAATGATGCCACCAGCTGTCTGTCTATTAAATCAAAACTTCAAACCGACAAAAACGCA TGCCATTATGCTATAGAGGAGGATTCAGAGGGTGACAATGATTCAGAGGAGTTCTACTATGTTGGACAG GTAAGTTATGATGGAGAGCTTCACAAACACCCCCATCTGGAGGCTGATTTGGCAGCCGTGAGGGACTTATATGGCCATCATGCAGTATCTCTCAG GGAATATGGTGCAATTGACGATGTGGACATCGACCTACACATTGATGTCTCTTTCCTAGAT GAGGAGATTGCACTTGCCTGGGATGTGATCCGGAGTGAACCTGTTATTGTGCGGCTTCACTGCTCCCTCACACAATATCTGAATGGACCAG TTCCCACTGTCGATGTGTTTCAAGTGTCTTCAAAAGACAGATTTGGACTTGGACATCAGCTGAAAAA GGTAATGCAAACCTTTGTCACACAGCAGTGGAAGTGTCAGAGCAAAGATAAAATCAGCCCACACAGCAAAAAGCAAACAGATAAGAAGGTGAAGTCTCCCCTGCACATTTTTTCAACTCTACGCAG ATCCCCCAGCTACCCTCCTCCTGGCTGTGTGAAGAGCAAAAAGAAGCTCAAACCTGAGCAGGATGGCGTGTCAAAGTCCCACCGTCTGTTACGGCGAACATGCTCAAGCACGGTGAAGCCAGAAATGGATGGCTGTGTCGGCAAGTCGCACAAGCTTCTGGGCCACTCTCTCTCCAGCGACCCGCGGATGGAGCAACATCAACCCCTCAAGCAGCCCCACCGGCTGCTGCCGAGGCCCTGCTCGACTGCTGTTAAACCGGAGGACTGCCCGCCACTGCGGCCTCATAAACTGTCGCCGCGGTCGAGCATGGCAGAGCCTCGCTGCGAACATGCTGCTGGCAGTAGCGATGGCAGTGCTTTGAAGCCCCACCGGCTACTGGGCCGCTCCTGCTCAGGCAGTGTGCGGACTGAAGAGCTGGACGGCCTGAAGCACCACCACCGTCTGCTCAGCAGGTCCTACTCCAGCAGCAACAAGATAGGCAAAAGTGACATCTTTAAAGAGCCTGTCACTGAGAGCAGACGTCTCTCCCTTACCTCAGGGCTAATTGGCATCCTGGCCCCATCACTCTCTTCCACACCTCAG CCAAACATCGGCGCCAAATCCATTCCAGTCAGAGACAGAGGCTTCCTtgttcag ACTATGGAGTATGCAGAACAGCGTATTCCTGTACTGAATGAGTTCTGTGTGGTCTGCGATGAACCTCACGTGTTCCAAAATGGACCAATGCTCAGA CCcacagtgtgtgagagagagttatGTGTATTCGCCTTCCAAACGTTGGGGGTCATGAATGAGGCTGCTGATGAGATTGCCACTGGTGCTCAG GTAGTAGACCTGCTGGTCTCCATGTGCCGATCTGCGCTGGAGTCTCCGAGGAAAGTTGTCATTTTTGAGCCATATCCCTCTGTGGTGGATCCCAATGACTCACAAGCACTTGCCTTCAACCCCAGG AAAAAGGACTATGACCGAGTGGTGAGAGCACTCGACAGTATCGCATCTATCAGAGAAATGACCCAG GCTCCATACCTGGAGATAAAGAAACAAATGGACAAGCATGATCCCCTGGCTCACCCACTGCTGCAGTG GGTGATTTCCAGTAACAGATCACACATAGTGAAGCTTCCTGTTTCTAGA CAACTGAAGTTCATGCACACACCCCATCAGTTCCTCCTGCTCAGCAGTCCACCAGCCAAAGAATCCAACTTCAGAGCTGCCAAAGGCCTCTTCGGGAGTACCTTTGCTTTCCA TGGATCACACATAGAAAACTGGCACTCCATTTTGAGGAATGGTTTAGTCGTGGCATCAAACACAAGGCTTCAG CTCCATGGCGCTATCTATGGGAGTGGAATCTATATCAGTCCATTATCAAGCATATCCTTTGGCTACTCAG GGATGAATAAAAAACAGCAGAAAGTTGCTTCAAAAGATGAAACGGCTGCCAACAAGTCCAATATTCATTTGCAG TCACAGAAGAAAGGCCAGAACCCCCAGTTTCTGCAGAGCCGCAACCTGAAATGCATAGCCTTATGTGAAG tTATTACATCTCCAGACCTGCACAAGCATGGGGACATCTGGGTAGTTCCAAATACAGATCATGTCTGCACAcgttttttctttgt TTATGAGGACGGACAGGTAGGTGACACGAGTATAAACACACAGGACTCTGGTATTAATAGGGAGATCCTGCGAGTCATCGGCAATCAGACGGCTACTGGATGA